A section of the Candidatus Dormiibacterota bacterium genome encodes:
- a CDS encoding HAD family hydrolase translates to MSRAAIFLDRDGTICEEVGYVNHLSRSRLLPGSLEAIRLINQAGLLAVVTTNQSGVARGYFSEDLVEAVHAQLLSAVSSGGARLDAIYYCPHHPSEGSPPWRTACDCRKPKPGMILRAAREHGIDIAGSYVVGDSVVDIEAGAAAGLPGVLVLTGYGRGLLEHQKHRFKTEPAHAAEDLLGAVRFILSRRRT, encoded by the coding sequence ATGAGCCGCGCCGCGATCTTCCTCGACCGCGACGGCACGATCTGCGAGGAGGTGGGGTACGTCAACCACCTGTCGCGCAGCCGGCTGCTGCCGGGGAGCCTGGAGGCGATCCGTCTGATCAACCAGGCGGGTCTTCTGGCGGTGGTCACGACGAACCAGTCGGGCGTGGCGCGCGGCTACTTCAGCGAGGATCTGGTGGAGGCGGTGCACGCGCAGCTGCTCTCCGCCGTGTCCTCGGGAGGCGCGCGTCTGGACGCGATCTACTATTGCCCGCACCACCCGAGCGAGGGGTCGCCCCCCTGGCGCACCGCCTGCGACTGCCGCAAGCCGAAACCCGGAATGATCCTGCGGGCGGCGCGCGAGCACGGCATCGACATCGCCGGCTCGTACGTCGTCGGCGACAGTGTCGTCGATATCGAGGCGGGAGCGGCCGCCGGCCTGCCCGGGGTCCTGGTCCTCACCGGCTACGGGCGCGGTCTGCTCGAGCACCAGAAGCACCGGTTCAAGACCGAGCCCGCGCACGCAGCCGAAGATCTCCTCGGGGCCGTGCGCTTCATCCTGTCGCGGAGGCGGACATGA
- a CDS encoding lysophospholipid acyltransferase family protein produces the protein MSGGGSARRVATGRRFSPIRRLRHMEQTRAARHFVAYLFCRSLMFCLALLPRSLGQAIGRGCGLLFYLVSPRHRRIALSNLKRAFGDSMPPRRRARLARSSFAHAGMIMADAAYFRRTARRPLESVAVYEGQEHLMQAASAGRGVLVFSAHFGHWELVALLQARLGVPFTMVVRPLENARLNEFLTRLRGITGNEVIAKYDAARGVLRALRGGRAVALLIDQNVRGEGGLFVDFFGLPASTTPALAIFALKCGAPMVPVFSYPRHDGRLLIRYGPPLQAERRGAIADDILATTRRCTAVLEEEIRRHPEYWLWMHNRWRTRPPAVPGGAPGRDGQPRDVLAGSLR, from the coding sequence GTGAGCGGCGGCGGCTCCGCGCGGCGTGTCGCGACCGGCCGGCGTTTCTCGCCGATCCGCCGCCTCCGCCACATGGAGCAGACGCGTGCGGCGCGGCACTTCGTCGCTTACCTGTTCTGTCGCAGCCTGATGTTCTGTCTCGCGCTCCTGCCGCGGAGTCTCGGCCAGGCCATCGGCCGCGGCTGCGGCCTGCTGTTCTACCTGGTGTCACCGCGGCACCGCCGCATCGCCCTCTCCAACCTGAAGCGGGCCTTCGGCGACTCGATGCCTCCCCGGCGCCGCGCGCGCCTGGCGCGCTCGTCGTTCGCCCACGCGGGGATGATCATGGCGGACGCCGCCTACTTCCGGCGCACCGCCCGGCGGCCGCTGGAGAGCGTCGCCGTATACGAGGGCCAGGAACACTTGATGCAGGCCGCGTCCGCGGGGCGCGGTGTCCTGGTCTTCTCCGCGCATTTCGGACACTGGGAGCTGGTGGCCCTGCTGCAGGCCCGTCTCGGCGTGCCGTTCACCATGGTCGTGCGCCCCCTCGAGAACGCGCGTCTGAACGAATTCCTCACCCGGCTGCGCGGCATCACGGGGAACGAGGTGATCGCGAAGTACGACGCAGCGCGCGGCGTCCTGCGGGCGCTGCGCGGCGGGCGCGCGGTGGCGCTCCTCATCGACCAGAACGTGCGCGGCGAGGGCGGGCTGTTCGTCGACTTCTTCGGCCTGCCGGCCTCCACCACACCCGCGCTCGCGATCTTCGCCCTGAAGTGCGGAGCGCCGATGGTGCCGGTGTTCTCCTATCCGAGACACGACGGGCGGCTGCTGATCCGCTACGGGCCGCCGCTGCAGGCGGAGCGGCGGGGTGCCATCGCCGACGACATCCTGGCGACGACGCGCCGGTGCACCGCCGTTCTCGAAGAAGAGATCCGCCGTCACCCGGAGTACTGGCTGTGGATGCACAATCGCTGGCGCACGCGCCCGCCCGCCGTCCCCGGCGGCGCGCCGGGGCGGGACGGGCAGCCCCGTGACGTGCTGGCGGGGTCCCTGCGATGA
- the lpxK gene encoding tetraacyldisaccharide 4'-kinase has protein sequence MRGLEILDAPLARPFLAVPGLAYRAAVTLRNSLYDAGRLPSHRLPCAVVSIGNLTMGGTGKTPLTSHVAALLRESGYRVGVVSRGYGRRGGNAPLLVSNGRTVLADAQSAGDEPYLIARDNPAVPVAIGADRVAAARFLVRSCSPEVLVLDDAFQHRRLARDLDLLLLDGRDPWGNGRMLPRGPLREPIASLARADAFVLTRSSGQVPADLASALERFKPGASVFHCRLQPRGFVTAEGEAVGLASLKGFSAFVFSGIARPERFEEDLRDLGVGIAGARRFADHHRFRRRDLEEIVLEARRLRADVLVTTEKDLVRLMDAPEGSPPLYALAIQASFPFGPGPQGWLLDRLRQVRPDRRMT, from the coding sequence GTGAGGGGCCTCGAGATTCTCGACGCGCCGCTGGCCCGGCCGTTCCTGGCGGTGCCCGGGCTGGCCTACCGGGCGGCCGTCACGCTGCGCAACTCCCTGTACGACGCGGGGCGTCTCCCGTCCCACCGCCTCCCCTGCGCCGTGGTCAGCATCGGCAATCTGACCATGGGCGGAACGGGGAAGACGCCGCTGACGTCCCACGTGGCCGCCCTGCTGCGCGAATCGGGCTACAGGGTCGGGGTCGTGAGCCGCGGCTACGGCCGGCGCGGCGGGAACGCCCCACTCCTGGTCTCGAACGGCCGGACCGTCCTGGCCGACGCGCAGAGCGCGGGGGACGAGCCCTACCTCATCGCACGCGACAATCCGGCGGTGCCGGTGGCGATCGGCGCGGATCGCGTCGCCGCGGCGCGTTTCCTGGTGCGCTCCTGCTCTCCTGAAGTCCTCGTGCTCGACGACGCGTTCCAGCATCGCAGGCTGGCGCGCGACCTCGACCTCCTGCTGCTCGACGGCCGCGACCCCTGGGGCAATGGTAGAATGCTGCCCCGCGGACCGCTGCGCGAGCCGATCGCGTCCCTGGCTCGCGCCGATGCCTTCGTCCTGACCCGGTCGTCGGGACAGGTCCCGGCCGACCTGGCGTCCGCGCTCGAGCGATTCAAGCCGGGCGCGTCCGTGTTCCACTGCCGCCTGCAGCCGCGCGGGTTCGTGACGGCGGAGGGCGAAGCGGTCGGCCTGGCATCGCTGAAGGGCTTCTCGGCGTTCGTTTTCTCCGGGATCGCGCGGCCCGAGCGGTTCGAGGAGGACCTGCGCGATCTCGGTGTCGGGATCGCCGGCGCCCGGCGATTCGCCGACCATCACCGCTTCCGCCGGCGCGACCTGGAGGAGATCGTGCTCGAGGCCCGGCGGCTCCGCGCGGATGTCCTGGTGACCACCGAGAAGGACCTGGTTCGCCTCATGGATGCCCCCGAGGGATCGCCGCCCCTGTACGCCCTGGCGATCCAGGCGTCCTTCCCGTTCGGACCGGGGCCCCAGGGGTGGCTCCTCGATCGGCTGCGGCAGGTCCGCCCGGATCGGAGGATGACGTGA
- a CDS encoding 3-deoxy-D-manno-octulosonic acid transferase: MYRVYGALLALAWAAVVPCQMLMSFLQRARPLPLRERLGFLPDDVLTGGFWMHAVSVGEMRLALRILPELRRRFPGAPVHVSTGTPTGRALATAGAGGPPPESIGALPFDLPFAMGRLLDRLRPRAVLIVETEIWPNLLRLCAKRGVPVLLVNGRISSRSFPRYRALRGFVGRALPGFRTLGMQSRDDADRVISLGAPADRVVVTGNLKFDLEPPRVDPVALRRRLGVEETAPLFVAGSTAAGEEAPVLQAFRALRAAHPRARLVLAPRHPENFGAAERTARDAGHAVLAWSRLAERTADSPSSGAWEVLVLDRLGVLPEVYAAADLVFVGGSLVPRGGQNVLEPAALGKPVLFGPLTDNFRAASEALVSAGAGFVARDGEELGRLLVRLLDDRAGYRVASTMARRVVETNRGALLKTMTLIEEALSPGGSMTLRAART; the protein is encoded by the coding sequence ATGTACCGAGTTTACGGGGCTCTCCTAGCGCTCGCCTGGGCCGCCGTTGTTCCCTGCCAGATGCTGATGTCATTTTTGCAACGAGCGCGGCCCCTTCCCCTTCGCGAGAGGCTGGGGTTCCTCCCGGACGACGTCTTGACCGGCGGCTTCTGGATGCATGCCGTCTCCGTGGGCGAGATGCGTCTGGCGCTTCGGATCCTGCCGGAATTGCGGAGGCGCTTCCCGGGCGCCCCGGTCCACGTCAGCACGGGGACGCCGACCGGGCGCGCGCTGGCGACGGCCGGGGCCGGCGGACCGCCGCCCGAATCGATCGGCGCCCTTCCCTTCGACCTCCCCTTCGCCATGGGTCGCCTCCTGGACCGGCTGCGCCCGCGCGCCGTGCTGATCGTCGAGACCGAGATCTGGCCGAATCTTCTCAGGCTCTGCGCCAAGCGCGGCGTTCCGGTCCTCCTGGTGAACGGCCGGATCTCCTCCCGATCCTTCCCGCGTTACCGGGCCCTGCGGGGGTTCGTGGGCCGCGCTCTTCCCGGTTTCCGGACCCTCGGCATGCAGTCGCGCGACGACGCGGACCGGGTCATCTCCCTGGGCGCGCCCGCGGATCGCGTGGTCGTCACCGGCAACCTCAAGTTCGATCTCGAGCCGCCGCGCGTCGATCCGGTCGCGCTGCGCAGACGCCTCGGCGTCGAGGAGACGGCGCCCCTGTTCGTCGCGGGAAGCACGGCGGCGGGCGAGGAGGCCCCGGTCCTTCAGGCTTTCCGCGCGCTGCGCGCCGCGCACCCGCGCGCCCGTCTCGTCCTGGCCCCGAGACACCCGGAGAACTTCGGGGCGGCCGAGCGGACGGCCCGCGATGCCGGGCACGCCGTTCTCGCGTGGAGCCGTCTTGCGGAAAGGACGGCGGACTCCCCCTCCTCGGGCGCCTGGGAGGTCCTGGTCCTCGATCGTCTCGGCGTCCTTCCGGAGGTCTACGCCGCCGCCGATCTGGTGTTCGTCGGAGGAAGCCTGGTGCCGCGCGGCGGCCAGAACGTTCTGGAGCCGGCCGCCCTCGGCAAACCTGTCCTGTTCGGCCCTCTGACCGACAACTTCCGGGCCGCCTCCGAGGCGCTCGTGTCGGCGGGGGCCGGCTTCGTGGCGCGCGACGGCGAGGAGCTGGGCCGCCTTCTCGTTCGTCTCCTCGACGACCGCGCCGGCTACAGGGTGGCGTCGACCATGGCCAGACGCGTGGTCGAGACGAACCGCGGGGCCCTCCTCAAGACGATGACCCTGATCGAGGAGGCGCTCTCTCCGGGCGGCTCGATGACTCTGCGCGCCGCCCGGACGTGA
- a CDS encoding HD domain-containing phosphohydrolase has translation MTRPAMLIVDHDEMSRSQLKERIAAVSPPGMEVLAAASAEEGLGVLYALREQNRPIELVIAAQRMPGIPGGRFLEIVNAQFSTVGKILLSDKPSLDEAIYALNNAGLDKYIPTPWDLEDIKFTITALLRQREMKRLNERLLSDLQVRNQQLTAALGNLEQARNDLEHSYIQTVESLAIALEAKDRYTSGHSQRVAKFARLIARSMGLPKEEVDIVAQVALLHDIGKIGMLDKILNKPANLTPEERESIKSHPVVGAQILAPVATFTKHVAGIKHHHEMYDGTGYPDRLKGTDIPLAARIVCLADAFDAMTSTRPYRVGLPLEFAMQEMKKMAGRQFCPECVEAFIRVLKSKGVVDGEIAQPPAAEPGPAPAVHAGPAAEEAPGDKAGPFPAAEARTGT, from the coding sequence ATGACCCGTCCGGCGATGCTGATCGTCGATCACGACGAGATGTCCCGCTCCCAGCTCAAGGAGAGGATCGCGGCGGTCAGTCCGCCCGGGATGGAAGTCCTGGCCGCGGCCTCGGCGGAGGAAGGGCTCGGCGTCCTGTACGCGCTGCGGGAGCAGAACCGGCCGATCGAGCTGGTGATCGCCGCTCAGAGAATGCCGGGAATCCCGGGCGGGCGGTTCCTGGAGATCGTCAACGCCCAGTTCTCGACCGTCGGGAAGATCCTCCTGTCGGACAAGCCCAGCCTGGACGAGGCGATCTACGCCCTGAACAACGCCGGCCTCGACAAGTACATCCCGACTCCGTGGGACCTCGAGGACATCAAGTTCACCATCACCGCCCTCCTGCGGCAGCGGGAGATGAAGCGTCTGAACGAGAGGCTCCTGTCGGACCTGCAGGTGCGGAACCAGCAGCTCACGGCCGCCCTCGGCAACCTGGAGCAGGCCCGAAACGACCTGGAGCACTCCTACATCCAGACCGTCGAGTCGCTGGCCATCGCGCTCGAGGCGAAGGACCGCTACACCTCCGGCCACTCGCAGCGCGTGGCCAAGTTCGCCCGCCTGATCGCGCGGTCCATGGGATTGCCGAAGGAGGAGGTCGACATCGTCGCGCAGGTGGCGCTCCTGCACGACATCGGCAAGATCGGCATGCTGGACAAGATCCTGAACAAGCCGGCCAATCTCACGCCGGAGGAGCGCGAGTCGATCAAGTCGCACCCCGTGGTCGGCGCCCAGATCCTGGCCCCCGTGGCCACGTTCACCAAGCACGTGGCGGGGATCAAGCACCACCACGAGATGTACGACGGCACCGGCTACCCCGACAGACTGAAGGGAACGGACATCCCGCTGGCGGCGCGCATCGTCTGCCTGGCCGACGCCTTCGACGCCATGACTTCGACGCGCCCGTACCGCGTGGGGCTGCCGCTCGAGTTCGCGATGCAGGAAATGAAGAAGATGGCCGGGCGCCAGTTCTGTCCCGAGTGCGTCGAGGCCTTCATCCGCGTCCTGAAGTCGAAGGGGGTCGTCGACGGGGAGATCGCGCAGCCTCCCGCGGCGGAGCCCGGACCGGCACCGGCGGTCCACGCCGGGCCCGCCGCCGAAGAGGCTCCCGGGGACAAGGCGGGTCCCTTCCCCGCCGCGGAAGCCCGCACCGGCACCTGA
- the nadA gene encoding quinolinate synthase NadA, whose translation MRAVEEAVAIAEESTPAPWRVGDARATVRRIESIRALARARNAVLLAHNYQLPEVQEAADFVGDSLGLSLEAQKTGARTIVFCGVHFMAESAKILNPDKTVLLPSLSAGCALADSITPESLLKWKERYPDHTVVTYINSSAEVKAMSDICCTSANAVTVVRSLPGRKVLFTPDRNLGRWVARQVPEKEIVVYDGACPTHDVLRDASVDRARLGHPDAVVIAHPECREDVLAMADEVCSTSGMLQAVQRHPEARTFIIATEWALIHQLKKRFPDRQFIPADGCIGCRLHCPYMKMIGLDTVERSLRENVFEITVDAEDAVLARRALERMMAVPRDR comes from the coding sequence ATGCGGGCCGTTGAGGAGGCCGTTGCGATTGCCGAGGAGTCGACCCCCGCGCCCTGGCGCGTCGGGGACGCGCGCGCGACCGTCCGCAGGATCGAGTCGATCCGGGCCCTGGCGCGGGCCAGGAACGCGGTCCTCCTGGCCCACAACTATCAGCTCCCCGAAGTGCAGGAGGCGGCCGACTTCGTCGGGGATTCGCTCGGGTTGTCGCTCGAGGCGCAGAAGACCGGGGCGCGCACCATCGTGTTCTGCGGCGTCCACTTCATGGCGGAGTCCGCGAAGATCCTGAACCCGGACAAGACCGTCCTGCTTCCCAGCCTCTCGGCGGGGTGCGCCCTGGCCGACTCGATCACGCCCGAGTCGCTCCTGAAATGGAAGGAGCGCTATCCCGACCACACCGTCGTGACCTACATCAACAGCAGCGCCGAGGTGAAGGCGATGTCCGACATCTGTTGCACGTCGGCGAACGCGGTGACCGTCGTCCGCAGCCTGCCGGGCCGGAAGGTGCTGTTCACTCCGGACCGGAACCTCGGACGCTGGGTGGCCCGGCAGGTCCCGGAGAAGGAGATCGTCGTGTACGACGGAGCGTGTCCGACGCACGACGTGCTGCGGGACGCCAGTGTCGACCGGGCGCGTCTGGGGCATCCGGACGCCGTCGTGATCGCGCACCCCGAGTGCCGCGAGGACGTGCTGGCGATGGCCGACGAGGTGTGCTCGACCTCGGGCATGCTCCAGGCGGTGCAGCGCCACCCCGAGGCCCGCACCTTCATCATCGCCACGGAGTGGGCCCTCATCCATCAGCTCAAGAAGCGCTTCCCCGACCGCCAGTTCATCCCGGCCGACGGCTGCATCGGCTGCCGCCTGCACTGCCCCTACATGAAGATGATCGGCCTCGACACGGTCGAGCGCTCCCTCCGCGAAAACGTTTTCGAAATCACGGTCGATGCCGAGGACGCGGTCCTGGCGCGCCGGGCCCTCGAGCGCATGATGGCCGTGCCTCGGGACCGCTGA